In Verrucomicrobiia bacterium, the following are encoded in one genomic region:
- the murI gene encoding glutamate racemase, giving the protein MRIGIFDSGLGGLVVTAAIARALPHHDLVYLGDTARVPYGDRSQEAIFRFTAAAVDELFVNLECGLIIVACNTASSEALRRIQQEYLPAHYPNRRVLGVIIPTAESITGNGPVGVLATRSTVRSQAFPRELEKLHPHLQVIQAAAPLLVPLIENDALKWAEPVVEEYVQPLKEAGITELILGCTHYGLAKALIEQHLPGVLILAQEDIIPDKLVSYLERHPEIANTLTQNGSRQYFVTDVLDHYGTLSATLIGQPISFERIDLPV; this is encoded by the coding sequence ATGCGTATCGGCATTTTTGACTCAGGCCTTGGCGGGCTTGTTGTCACAGCAGCCATTGCCCGCGCATTACCCCATCACGACCTCGTGTATTTGGGCGATACGGCCCGCGTGCCTTACGGCGACCGCTCGCAAGAGGCCATCTTTCGCTTCACCGCGGCCGCGGTGGACGAATTGTTCGTTAACCTGGAATGTGGCCTCATAATTGTCGCTTGTAATACCGCGTCCTCCGAGGCATTACGCCGTATTCAGCAAGAATACCTCCCCGCCCACTACCCTAACCGCCGTGTACTGGGCGTCATCATCCCAACTGCCGAAAGTATCACGGGAAATGGACCAGTTGGTGTCCTTGCTACACGCAGCACGGTGCGTTCCCAAGCCTTTCCGCGCGAGCTTGAAAAGCTACATCCTCATCTTCAAGTCATTCAGGCCGCTGCGCCGCTCCTTGTCCCCCTCATTGAGAACGATGCCCTCAAGTGGGCAGAGCCCGTCGTAGAAGAGTACGTACAGCCACTCAAGGAAGCGGGCATTACCGAGCTCATCCTAGGCTGCACCCACTACGGCCTGGCCAAGGCACTTATTGAACAGCATCTCCCCGGCGTACTTATCCTGGCACAAGAGGATATTATCCCGGACAAGCTGGTTTCCTACCTGGAAAGGCACCCTGAGATTGCCAACACCCTCACCCAAAACGGCAGCCGCCAGTACTTTGTCACTGACGTACTGGACCATTACGGCACCCTCTCTGCCACGCTGATTGGCCAGCCAATCTCCTTTGAACGAATAGACCTTCCCGTATGA